Within Desulforegula conservatrix Mb1Pa, the genomic segment GTAAGCATGCCATGAGCTATTCTTGCCTTGAAAAAAGTCTGTTTTGCGTATTCCGCATCAATATGCGCAGGATTGAAGTCTCCGGTGATTCCGGCGTACATATAGACATCTGTTTCTGAGACAGTTTTAGACATCGTTGCAAAATCACCAAGTTCCATCTCATCAATCGTTTTACCGATAATCATATATTGCTCCTGTTTTACATTAAGATTTTATGCCTGTTTCAGGACCTGCGCTGAGCTGAATCTGTACAGCCGGTTCAATATAGTCCTCATTGGAAGCTACTCCCTGGGAGCCTATATCATCGTCCATTATATCCTGCTTATCTTGAACATTTTTGGCTGCCTGTTTTTTCTGCGAAGACTCGGCCTTCTTCTTCACGGCTGAAGGTACTTCTTCTTTATCCCTGTCCTTAAGCCAGCCTGTTATCATTGGCACAAATTCATTCTGATATTTTGAGCTTACATATATGCCTATATGGCCTGTTTCCAGACATACATCCCTTACATCCTTTGATCCGAGTTTTTTTGTAATCTGGTTGCTTGCGGCAGGTGGAACCAGATGGTCAAACTTGGCAAAGATGTTAAGAACCGGCATGGTGACCTTCTTAAGATCCACAATCCTGTCACCCACCTTCAGCTTGCTCTGAATAAGAAGATTGTTCTGATAAAGATCCTTGATAAACTGCCTGAAAGTTTCGCCAGGCACATCAGGACTGTCAAAAATCCATTTTTCCATCCTGACAAAATTCTCTACAAAAACCTTGTCATTTAGATTGGACATGAACCCCTTATATTTATCAAGCATAAGCCGGGCAGGATTTAGCAGAAGAAATCCAAAATTCATGATATCTCCGGGCATGTTGCCGAAGGCATCCACTACCTTGTCAACGTCAATATCCTTCATCCATACGTGTAGAAGCCCGTCTTCATTATCAAATGAAGTTGGTGTGACAGTGAGAACAAGATTCTTAACTTTTTCAGGATAAAAGGCCGAATAGATCGTACAGAAAGTCCCTCCCATGCATATCCCCATGAGATTAACCTTTGCCTTGCCCGAAGCCTTTCTGATAAAATCAACGGCGCTGTCTATATAAATGTTTACATGATCATCTATTGTCAGGAATTTATCTTTTCTGGTCGGATAGCCCCAGTCAATCATGTATACATCCACACCGTCATTCAAAAATTTCTGTACCACACTTCTTCCAGGCTGGAGATCCAGCATGGTCTCTCTGTTTATAAGTGCATACACCACCAGAAGAGGCGTTTTTATCTTTGATTTTTCAGGTTTAGGCGATCTGTACAGCTTAAGCTTTACCCTGTCTTCCTGATAAACTACCTCATATGGCGTAGTGCCTATATTATCATCAAGGGGGCCCATGACAATATCACAGGCGTCCTTCAGATAGGCTTGGACTTTTTCAGAGTTTGCAGCCAGATTAGATAATACTTTATCATTTAAAGACATTACATCAAGCATTCCCAACTCCTTGACTATATGGTTAGACAAAATCTCGTGCCTCGCGTTCTTTTTCGAGTGTTCTTATTCTTTTCTTCATCACAAGTATCTCCTTGTAGAGTTCGTCAAGATCCGACTGAACCGGAATTGGAGATGTTTTGAGCATATCTTCCACAATACTGTTCTTGGCCAGCCTGAAATCACAAAGCCCTTCAAGGGCCCGGCCCATGACATTTGTGTATTCCTTTGAATGGAACATTGTGGAATAGTCACTTTCAAGCTTTTTCAGGCAGTCGTTGTAAATGGAACTGAAATCATCAGGAACCTGACCTTCATCCATTTTATCCAGAAGTTCCCTCTGAAAATTTTTAAGCGATCGTTCCATAGGCAAATAAAGAAAATACATGAATTCAATAAGTGAAGCATTGAACAGATTGTATTTATCCATAGCTTGCGAAACTTTTTCCTGATATTCTCTCCAAAGACCAACCTGGGGAAGATTGTAAATTTTACGGATTTCATCCTGATAAATACCGGCCCAGGCATTAAATACCTCACGGTCAAACTTGTCGAAATCCATGTTTTCAATCTTATTGCCTATCTTACCTGCTTTTTCATTCAGGGTATTTGTAAGAGTCTCAAAGCCCTTTTCTAAAACACTGATGAATTTTTTAAATGAGTCTTCGCCATTTATTTTGTCCGATGGAGTGTTCAGCTCCATAATTTTTTCAGGGTTTGAAAGCATGGAAAAAAATGTTTTCCAGGTTCTCATGGATAGTTCCATGGACTCATTTGCACGAACCGCGAATTGATCGGCATCGCCATCTTTCACAGTCTGGCTGTTAAATCCTTTTTTTGCCATTTTGTTAAATGTTCCCCAGAACTCATTTGATGCACTTACCCAGTTTTCAAAAATGTCCTGTTTTTTATTTTTTTCATCTGAAGCCATTCTGAACAATCTCCGATTTGAGTTGGTCAATAAAACATATCAATAAAGGCAGAGCAATAAATGTGCCTAATTATAATGCGTGAGCCCTGATTGGCTAAGCGAAATAAATCGCTAATAATGGGTAATGGTTATTAGAAGGTTATTACTGATTGCTAGTTGAAAACTATTTTGATTAAGTCTCCGAGGTTTTCCAAAGTGTAAAAAAACTTTACAACAAAAAAATCCCCAAGCATCATTTAGATTAATTATCTGTGGAATATATAATTTTGAAATTCTATTATCTATAGGTTTAATGTCCCATTTATAAATGCTTTTTTCTGAAAAATCCAGATCAAACAGGAAATTACCCCATTTTATTATTTGATGGCCTCGCAAGAAGCCAGATTTGAGGCATTCAGTCGAAGCCATCATTTAATGTGGACTTATATCATAACCACCCAAGCCATAATCCGAAGACAGCAACACAAACAAGATCAAATACCAAAATGGATCCTGTTACAACCGCCTGCTTTTTTGGGGTTTCGAGATCATAAACATAGTAGCAGACCGCAAAGAACGGGAAATAGCCGATGATGAAAACAAGAAAAGGCATGGATACGCTCCACCATGAATGCTCCCATGTAAGCCAGCCACCTAAATTCAATACAATCTCAACCAGCACACAAAGAATACTGTTGGTAACCGCATAAAACAGCCTGTTATTAACCCCAAGGATTTTTTCATGCCTGTCAGCGGGAAGAATCTTCGTTGCAACAATGCCCATTATCAGGAACATAAAGCATATTTCTATATTGAGACCGATCAGAATCAGATATGCAGTATCTCTGGGAGCCCCCCATACAGGAGCAGTCTTGCTGAAATGAAAAAAAAGCGAATTCCATATTTCATTAAACCAGTCCATACCCCAGAAAGAAAGCCCGGCGAAAACGGCCTTCCAGTTTTTTTTCTCAACCTCCACCATATAAATATATATCACCATGAGAAGAAGCGGAATTACGTACCATTTGAACTGTGAAGGATCTCTCAGAATTCTTAGGGCCTGGGCAGATGTCTCGGTCATTTAATCTTCTCCTTTTTTAAACCCGATATTGATTTAAGATAATATTCAAAAGAATTGCGCCGTTTTAAAACCTCATAGGTCATCTCTAATCGGCTATGATCTCTCTATATGCGAAAAATTTTATTGCTCCGATTAGCATTAATATTTAGGCTCTGCTTCCGTTAAGTGTGGGATACTTTATTATTCCAATAATTAGCTAATGATGGTCTCGCACAAAGTTCGATTTATGCCGTTCCGGCGGGGCCTGTCCCTGTGAAAACCAGGAGCCTGAATCCAGAAGTATCTGAGAATACAAACATGCCGGATCAAGTGCGGCATGACGCTAAAACCCTTTTCTGACTTTTTGCGAGACCATCAAAACCGGAATTATATTCAGTTGCGGACTGTATATTAAAAATGCATTCCTAAATATCCTCAGAAGCATGAGGCTTGGACAGCTTTTTTTCAAAACATATCAGGCCAAAGCAGTCTGGCAAGTGGAAATTAAGCTCGGGAAGAGGTTCCCAGGATACCCAATGAGGGTGAGACGTGGAATCACCGCATTTCTGGAAATTCGCGTTCCAAACCTGTCCTTGCAAATCCCATATATTACCTGAATATTTTTCAAAAACAGAAAAAGGTATAAAGAACTCAAGTATCCAGTTGACAGGGTCTTTGATCTCTTCAGTAATTATTTCGGGAAGAGAGTGAAATATCTTTATGAGTTGAAGATCTTGAAGGGCTAAGGGAACAGAGCTCTTAAAACCTTCGGGCGTTCTTGAATGATCAGTAATATAACTGCAAAGAATAGAGCCTCCGCAGTTAAACTCAAAATTAAAATAACCTTTTGAACCAGACGGCCTTACAAAAAACTCGACACAGCTGTCCTTATAAACAGGGGCCAGATATCCATGATGTACGCATTTGACAAATCTGTCCTCGACAAAAAAGATGCCGTAAATGCCTTTGTCTGAATAAACCAGTCTGAATCTTGTTTTTGGTCTGTGAGCCGATCCTTCTTTCCTGAAATGGGAAATTTCATCTGCCTTGCCCCCTCTCCAGAAATCCCCATCCCATTCACCCTTAAGATCCGGGTCTTCATCCACGAACCTGACATTGTACATCAGCCACTCCTGATCTTAAGGATTAACCGGCAAAGTCGATCCTATCAGGGCAGTAGGATCCTGGGGAGCTCTCTGTGATGAAGTCCAGACAACAACTATATAATGACCTGGTTCCTGGAAAGTATAGGAGAGCCTGTTACTTGTTGTAAAACCGTCCGGGCTGTTTACCATTCTTACCCATCCGTTTTGAGGATCATAATCTGAAGTTCCGTAATCAGGAGCGTAGGAATAATAGTAATAAACAGTCCCCGAACATTC encodes:
- the phaC gene encoding class III poly(R)-hydroxyalkanoic acid synthase subunit PhaC produces the protein MLDVMSLNDKVLSNLAANSEKVQAYLKDACDIVMGPLDDNIGTTPYEVVYQEDRVKLKLYRSPKPEKSKIKTPLLVVYALINRETMLDLQPGRSVVQKFLNDGVDVYMIDWGYPTRKDKFLTIDDHVNIYIDSAVDFIRKASGKAKVNLMGICMGGTFCTIYSAFYPEKVKNLVLTVTPTSFDNEDGLLHVWMKDIDVDKVVDAFGNMPGDIMNFGFLLLNPARLMLDKYKGFMSNLNDKVFVENFVRMEKWIFDSPDVPGETFRQFIKDLYQNNLLIQSKLKVGDRIVDLKKVTMPVLNIFAKFDHLVPPAASNQITKKLGSKDVRDVCLETGHIGIYVSSKYQNEFVPMITGWLKDRDKEEVPSAVKKKAESSQKKQAAKNVQDKQDIMDDDIGSQGVASNEDYIEPAVQIQLSAGPETGIKS
- a CDS encoding carbohydrate-binding family 9-like protein, whose protein sequence is MYNVRFVDEDPDLKGEWDGDFWRGGKADEISHFRKEGSAHRPKTRFRLVYSDKGIYGIFFVEDRFVKCVHHGYLAPVYKDSCVEFFVRPSGSKGYFNFEFNCGGSILCSYITDHSRTPEGFKSSVPLALQDLQLIKIFHSLPEIITEEIKDPVNWILEFFIPFSVFEKYSGNIWDLQGQVWNANFQKCGDSTSHPHWVSWEPLPELNFHLPDCFGLICFEKKLSKPHASEDI
- a CDS encoding poly(R)-hydroxyalkanoic acid synthase subunit PhaE, whose product is MASDEKNKKQDIFENWVSASNEFWGTFNKMAKKGFNSQTVKDGDADQFAVRANESMELSMRTWKTFFSMLSNPEKIMELNTPSDKINGEDSFKKFISVLEKGFETLTNTLNEKAGKIGNKIENMDFDKFDREVFNAWAGIYQDEIRKIYNLPQVGLWREYQEKVSQAMDKYNLFNASLIEFMYFLYLPMERSLKNFQRELLDKMDEGQVPDDFSSIYNDCLKKLESDYSTMFHSKEYTNVMGRALEGLCDFRLAKNSIVEDMLKTSPIPVQSDLDELYKEILVMKKRIRTLEKEREARDFV